Proteins from one Mucilaginibacter jinjuensis genomic window:
- a CDS encoding right-handed parallel beta-helix repeat-containing protein, with the protein MTLQGYSTNYYVNEKNSNNKSNGLTPVKAFRNIQDAAHKTRPGDTVFVMGGNYTNTCPACNVLDITNSGSKSKYIVFINYPNQHPKLSFNGWAGISINSGVSYVKVIGFEVVGNNAKVTLAKALVQPQSCANKKGEFDPLYNGNGITISGSGKKHAHHIVIENNIVHDCGGGGIGASHADYITISGNAVYNSSWYTVFGTSGIALYQFYNYDNAKGYHNFISGNKCYNNKSLVPWIRQCAITDGNGIIIDDFRNKQNGSNLGDYHGRTLIENNICWYNGGTGIHTFQSDHVDIINNTAYCNSQTKELNAGQILSGLGDGNRIINNILVSDSENVINSNFHNTNLTYENNLHYNISHPGKEEIAVSSSTCINGLNPGFMYPANNLKADFRITKNSPAIHHGNTNVYSNDDYLGNKRAQNHNADIGAYEN; encoded by the coding sequence ATGACCTTGCAGGGTTATTCTACTAATTACTATGTAAATGAGAAGAATAGTAACAACAAATCCAACGGGTTAACTCCTGTAAAAGCATTCAGAAATATTCAGGATGCTGCCCATAAAACCAGGCCTGGCGATACTGTATTTGTAATGGGTGGCAACTATACAAATACCTGCCCTGCCTGCAATGTGCTGGATATTACTAACAGCGGCAGTAAATCAAAATATATTGTCTTCATTAATTACCCTAATCAACACCCCAAACTTAGTTTTAACGGCTGGGCAGGTATTTCTATTAATAGCGGTGTTAGTTACGTTAAGGTAATTGGCTTTGAAGTGGTGGGTAACAATGCGAAGGTTACTTTGGCAAAAGCTTTAGTACAGCCTCAGAGTTGCGCAAATAAAAAAGGCGAATTTGACCCGCTGTATAATGGTAACGGGATTACTATTAGTGGTTCTGGTAAAAAGCATGCCCATCACATTGTGATTGAAAACAATATTGTGCATGATTGTGGCGGCGGTGGGATAGGGGCTTCACATGCAGATTATATTACCATTTCGGGCAATGCCGTTTATAACTCCAGTTGGTACACCGTATTTGGCACCAGTGGTATTGCGCTGTACCAATTTTATAATTATGATAACGCTAAAGGGTATCATAACTTTATAAGCGGTAACAAGTGTTATAATAATAAATCGTTGGTTCCCTGGATAAGGCAATGTGCTATTACAGATGGTAACGGGATTATCATTGATGATTTCCGAAATAAACAAAACGGGTCTAACCTGGGCGATTACCACGGGCGAACCTTGATTGAAAATAATATTTGCTGGTACAACGGGGGGACGGGCATCCATACGTTTCAAAGCGATCATGTTGATATTATTAATAATACAGCATATTGTAACTCACAAACAAAAGAGCTAAACGCAGGCCAGATACTTTCGGGTTTGGGCGATGGTAACAGGATCATTAATAATATCCTGGTTTCTGATTCAGAAAATGTAATCAATTCTAACTTTCATAATACCAATCTTACTTACGAGAACAACCTGCATTATAATATATCCCACCCTGGTAAAGAAGAAATTGCAGTGTCTTCCTCCACATGTATTAATGGGTTAAATCCGGGATTTATGTATCCGGCAAATAATTTAAAAGCTGATTTCAGGATAACTAAAAATAGCCCCGCCATACATCATGGAAATACTAACGTATATAGCAATGATGATTATTTAGGGAATAAGCGTGCGCAAAACCATAATGCAGATATAGGGGCATACGAGAATTAG
- a CDS encoding polysaccharide biosynthesis/export family protein produces the protein MKLSTKTSAYKRTLLPFALLAVLSVITSCSSYKKIPYFQDLSRSEITTEDLNNYTIPTIQPTDQIAINVTSLNPEAAAVFNNNTQSAGTNTSSPTYGYIVDQKGEVNLPLVGVVKVSGLTTSQLSVQLQQQLQAYLSKPTVSVRMVNFKVAVLGDVLRPNIYTSASERLTVTEALSLAGDLNITGKREDVILVREIEGKRIYIPIDLTSKKIFESPYFYLKSNDLIFVQPSKLKLATVDTGFRNASLIISALSLIAISISLFHN, from the coding sequence ATGAAACTATCTACTAAAACAAGTGCGTATAAACGCACCTTGCTCCCTTTTGCCTTATTAGCTGTATTATCAGTTATTACATCATGCTCGTCTTATAAAAAGATTCCCTATTTCCAGGATTTGAGCAGGTCTGAAATTACAACCGAAGATCTTAACAATTATACCATCCCCACTATACAGCCGACAGATCAGATAGCCATTAACGTAACCAGTTTAAACCCCGAAGCTGCAGCCGTTTTTAACAATAACACACAATCTGCCGGTACCAATACAAGCAGCCCTACTTACGGATATATTGTTGACCAAAAAGGCGAAGTTAATTTACCCTTGGTTGGTGTAGTTAAAGTTTCGGGCCTAACTACTTCGCAATTATCTGTACAATTACAGCAACAATTACAGGCCTACTTAAGCAAACCAACTGTATCTGTAAGGATGGTAAACTTTAAAGTTGCCGTATTGGGTGATGTATTGCGCCCTAATATTTATACCAGTGCAAGTGAAAGGCTTACCGTTACCGAAGCATTAAGTTTAGCCGGCGATTTAAATATTACGGGTAAACGTGAAGATGTTATTTTAGTAAGAGAGATTGAAGGTAAAAGAATATATATTCCAATCGATCTTACCTCTAAGAAAATCTTCGAGTCACCATATTTCTACCTAAAAAGTAATGATTTAATATTTGTGCAGCCAAGCAAACTTAAACTCGCTACTGTTGATACAGGTTTCCGTAATGCCAGCTTAATTATTTCGGCGCTATCATTAATTGCTATCTCTATCTCATTATTCCATAATTAA
- a CDS encoding GumC family protein, whose protein sequence is MNSRQSTNVKTIPSHQFTDLRVVLTKYLYHWPLFALGLIIAIVGAYIYLHNVNPVYEISATILVKDEKKSPQEDKAALPELNQTSSPKNAETEIEILKSKNLINQVVNNLQLWVNYKSDNGLKTQDLYESSPVKFLLVQKAGSLSDQKINILVKDKNTFVFNNASGQKQTAAFNKPIRNGFGTWLLKPTDFTDQYIGSNITIELNDPQKVSNNYVKAIDAHLLDKLAPTIGLSISDEVPKRGVDFLDTLIMAYNQAALMEEKRTTKSTIDFIDNRLASLTGELSHAEKNVEGYRSSQGITDISSQSQVYLENVQNNGIKLNEVNVQLNVINGIERYVNSPNDSGTAPATIGITDPALNSLIEKLSDLQLKRSALLATTPEGNPMFEPINKQIALTKASIRQTVQGIKASLLSSKKELQSFNSKSQSSIKDIPGQERQFVDMKRQQSIKENLYVYLLQKREELALSYASTFVDARVVDKANVGDVTWPKKSFVFAIALLCGLGIPFMIIYFRNSLTNKITERRDIENALDIPVLGELSYEDLNDDVIVVTNKHHLIGEQFRALRTNLHYAHTNLTTPLNLSKASLNLVADQDLNVEGRVTLLTSSISKEGKSFVSVNLAVSLAATGRKTVILEMDLRKPKILKIFNLQNDKPGISEFLSSGISVDSIINPSGKIANLDIIGCGQIPIDPSELLENERLVELISELKDRYDDIIIDTPPLHLVTDAMIIAKLADVSLYIIRQGYTGKNELDFISEIEQTEKLPNMQIVFNGIKKSKYGYGYNYDNSYYNIEPAKPTFNIAWKKFLSRF, encoded by the coding sequence ATGAATAGCAGGCAATCTACAAATGTTAAAACAATCCCGTCTCATCAGTTTACTGATCTGCGGGTTGTTTTAACTAAATATCTGTATCACTGGCCGCTATTTGCATTAGGGTTAATTATAGCGATAGTAGGCGCGTACATTTATTTACATAACGTTAATCCGGTTTATGAAATAAGTGCCACCATACTGGTGAAGGACGAAAAGAAATCTCCGCAGGAAGATAAGGCAGCTTTACCCGAACTGAACCAAACCAGCTCGCCTAAAAATGCGGAAACAGAAATTGAAATATTAAAGTCTAAAAACCTGATTAATCAGGTGGTGAATAATTTGCAGTTATGGGTTAATTATAAATCTGATAATGGGCTAAAAACTCAGGATTTGTATGAAAGCAGCCCTGTTAAATTTTTGCTCGTTCAAAAAGCAGGTTCGTTATCCGATCAAAAGATCAACATACTTGTTAAAGACAAAAACACCTTTGTGTTTAATAATGCAAGCGGCCAAAAACAAACTGCTGCATTTAACAAACCTATAAGAAATGGCTTTGGTACTTGGTTATTGAAACCTACTGATTTCACAGACCAATACATTGGGTCAAACATAACTATTGAACTTAACGATCCCCAAAAAGTAAGCAACAATTACGTTAAGGCTATTGATGCGCACTTGCTTGATAAACTGGCGCCAACTATTGGCTTATCCATTAGTGATGAAGTACCTAAACGTGGTGTCGACTTTCTGGATACTTTAATTATGGCCTATAATCAGGCTGCTTTGATGGAGGAAAAACGTACTACTAAAAGCACCATTGATTTTATCGATAACCGTTTAGCATCCCTTACCGGCGAATTGAGCCACGCAGAAAAAAATGTGGAAGGCTACAGAAGCAGCCAGGGCATAACAGATATATCATCGCAATCGCAGGTGTACCTCGAAAATGTGCAAAACAATGGCATTAAGTTAAATGAAGTAAACGTGCAGCTTAATGTTATTAACGGCATTGAGCGATATGTCAATTCACCTAATGACAGCGGCACAGCACCTGCCACAATTGGTATTACAGACCCTGCATTAAACAGCCTGATTGAAAAACTATCCGACCTGCAATTGAAGCGTAGCGCCTTATTAGCTACTACGCCAGAGGGCAACCCCATGTTTGAGCCTATTAACAAACAAATTGCGTTAACTAAGGCATCTATTAGGCAAACGGTTCAGGGGATTAAGGCATCATTGCTGAGTTCTAAAAAAGAACTGCAGTCGTTTAACAGCAAGTCTCAATCATCGATCAAAGATATCCCAGGGCAAGAGCGACAGTTTGTGGACATGAAACGCCAGCAGTCTATTAAAGAGAACCTGTATGTTTACCTGCTGCAAAAACGTGAAGAACTGGCATTAAGTTACGCCTCGACCTTTGTTGACGCGCGGGTAGTTGATAAAGCTAACGTAGGCGATGTTACCTGGCCTAAAAAATCATTCGTATTTGCTATTGCTTTGCTTTGCGGGCTTGGCATACCTTTCATGATTATCTATTTCAGAAACTCGTTGACCAACAAGATCACAGAACGCAGAGATATTGAAAACGCATTAGATATTCCTGTGTTAGGCGAACTCTCGTACGAAGACCTGAATGATGATGTGATTGTTGTTACCAATAAGCACCACCTTATAGGCGAACAGTTTAGGGCATTGCGTACCAATTTACACTATGCACACACTAATTTGACTACGCCGTTAAATCTTTCAAAAGCATCATTGAATTTGGTAGCAGATCAGGATTTGAATGTGGAGGGCAGGGTAACTTTATTAACGTCGAGCATTTCGAAAGAAGGTAAAAGCTTCGTGAGTGTAAATCTGGCAGTATCATTGGCGGCAACCGGGCGTAAAACTGTGATTCTGGAAATGGACCTGCGTAAACCTAAGATCTTAAAGATTTTTAATCTGCAAAATGATAAACCAGGTATTAGCGAATTCTTGTCGTCGGGTATCTCAGTCGATAGCATTATCAATCCATCTGGTAAAATTGCCAATCTGGATATAATAGGATGCGGACAAATCCCGATTGATCCATCTGAATTATTGGAAAATGAGCGTTTGGTTGAACTGATTTCGGAGTTGAAGGACAGGTATGATGATATTATTATCGATACCCCACCCCTTCACTTGGTAACTGATGCCATGATTATTGCCAAACTTGCCGACGTATCACTATATATTATCAGACAAGGCTATACAGGCAAAAACGAACTGGATTTTATCAGCGAGATTGAGCAAACCGAAAAGCTGCCCAATATGCAGATCGTTTTTAACGGTATCAAGAAAAGCAAATACGGATATGGTTATAACTACGATAATAGTTATTACAACATCGAGCCTGCCAAACCAACATTTAACATCGCATGGAAAAAATTTTTAAGCAGGTTTTAA
- a CDS encoding O-antigen ligase family protein, whose product MLDKLIVIIPGITLLLFVLNIFYRGNNVQSCLIFILSLLPLMDMKITPEAFGGFKTFDAICFYSFIFLFKDFITINLKSRNNIYFFLFILLGIIILLGGLSSEFPGKTWLSLIKALPIFIFARFFMTECYKDTSFFLKAIKALKVGYVAAIIFLLIQRIVGLKFTFYPGLSPNTFDPIFNLTRYPGIFYDAQAHGQFLAMGSFLFLYIEKGASRRNVILNYTFFVLCIVGINMAGSRAAFGGLALGLMVVFFMAAKNYRIYGLVFMVLGYLAFSLISIHTGVFDRAKNLSDDLTFRQNIWKEAFDISKQHPYLGIGDNNYQSFVIRHNQDQYLEIEDGQLVYFDQPENGYLKIMVELGFIGFGLFVLLLLIPLIKGLLLFIENVYDKRVTFFMASLISFLVAFNTVYSIFDNRLLIMVASMVVLIVAYPINTDTHELVEN is encoded by the coding sequence ATGCTGGATAAATTAATTGTTATCATTCCGGGTATAACCTTGTTGCTGTTTGTATTAAATATATTTTACAGGGGCAACAACGTACAGTCTTGTTTAATTTTCATCTTATCCCTATTGCCTTTAATGGATATGAAAATTACGCCGGAGGCATTTGGTGGCTTTAAAACATTTGATGCCATTTGCTTTTACAGCTTTATATTCCTGTTTAAGGATTTTATTACCATTAATCTGAAAAGCAGGAATAACATCTATTTTTTTCTTTTCATCTTGTTGGGAATCATCATTCTACTGGGCGGCCTATCGTCCGAGTTTCCGGGTAAAACATGGCTTAGCCTTATTAAGGCGCTGCCTATTTTTATTTTCGCACGCTTCTTTATGACGGAGTGCTATAAGGACACATCGTTCTTTTTAAAAGCTATCAAGGCATTAAAAGTGGGTTATGTGGCTGCAATTATCTTTTTACTCATTCAAAGAATAGTGGGGTTAAAATTCACTTTTTATCCGGGTTTATCCCCCAATACTTTCGACCCCATTTTTAACCTCACCAGGTATCCGGGCATATTTTATGATGCCCAGGCACACGGCCAGTTTCTGGCGATGGGTAGCTTCCTGTTTTTATACATCGAAAAAGGTGCGAGCCGGAGAAACGTCATACTTAATTATACCTTTTTTGTACTGTGCATTGTTGGGATTAATATGGCTGGTAGCCGGGCTGCATTTGGTGGCTTAGCATTAGGGTTAATGGTGGTGTTTTTTATGGCAGCCAAAAACTACCGCATTTATGGTTTAGTGTTTATGGTTCTTGGCTATCTGGCTTTTTCACTTATCTCTATACATACGGGAGTATTTGACCGGGCGAAAAACCTTTCGGACGATTTAACCTTCCGCCAGAATATTTGGAAAGAAGCATTTGATATTTCTAAGCAACACCCCTATCTCGGCATTGGAGATAACAATTACCAGAGTTTTGTGATCAGGCATAACCAGGATCAATACCTTGAAATTGAAGACGGGCAACTGGTATATTTCGACCAACCCGAAAACGGCTATCTGAAAATTATGGTGGAATTAGGCTTTATCGGCTTTGGCTTATTTGTGCTGCTTTTATTGATCCCACTTATAAAGGGCCTGTTACTGTTTATTGAAAATGTATACGATAAACGGGTTACATTTTTCATGGCTTCTTTAATAAGCTTTCTGGTTGCCTTCAATACTGTTTACTCAATTTTTGATAACAGGCTGCTTATTATGGTAGCCAGTATGGTTGTGCTGATAGTAGCTTACCCTATTAATACCGATACACATGAACTGGTCGAAAATTAA
- a CDS encoding glycosyltransferase — translation MAALSIIIPVYNKEAHIDSCIQSVLNQSFTDFEIILVNDGSTDTSGDICLAYEQQDSRVVVINQENMGVSAARNTGINHATGYYIGFIDSDDTIEPDMYQLLMDNALSYNADISVCRLRVIFPEKAIIPAEDSKLVVLNHDDALSACLKGDLDRSANNKIYKLPIVRDIKFEGSIYEDILYSCKVFLKAQKTVLQNSVKYNYILRGNSASMSAFNPKYMETIKVSAAMVELVSGENPKCLLDAQVFDIISNISLLNLLLLIGKKDYPAEYNTVIRNLDNYKSIINSNILKPKHRYALKIFHFSPRLYTRLMYWYGRLTDAEVVKRTRKPKPASV, via the coding sequence ATGGCGGCATTATCAATCATTATCCCCGTTTATAATAAAGAAGCACATATCGACTCTTGTATTCAATCTGTACTTAACCAATCATTCACAGACTTCGAAATCATTTTGGTGAACGATGGTTCTACAGACACAAGTGGCGATATATGCCTGGCTTATGAACAGCAAGATAGCCGTGTAGTTGTAATTAATCAGGAAAACATGGGGGTTTCGGCTGCCAGAAATACAGGCATCAATCATGCTACCGGCTATTATATTGGCTTTATAGATAGCGATGATACTATTGAGCCCGATATGTACCAGTTACTAATGGATAATGCATTAAGCTATAATGCCGATATATCTGTATGCAGGTTACGCGTTATCTTCCCTGAAAAGGCAATTATCCCTGCAGAAGATTCAAAGCTTGTCGTTCTAAATCATGATGACGCCCTCTCTGCCTGCTTAAAGGGCGACCTTGACCGTAGCGCCAATAACAAGATCTACAAACTGCCCATTGTACGTGATATTAAGTTTGAAGGCAGCATATATGAAGACATTTTGTACTCATGCAAAGTATTTTTAAAAGCGCAAAAAACCGTTCTGCAAAATTCTGTTAAGTACAATTATATACTCAGGGGCAATTCGGCAAGTATGAGTGCCTTTAACCCCAAATACATGGAGACTATCAAGGTATCGGCTGCAATGGTTGAGCTGGTATCTGGCGAAAATCCAAAATGCCTGCTGGATGCACAGGTATTCGATATCATATCTAATATCTCCCTCCTTAACTTATTACTCCTGATTGGAAAAAAAGATTACCCGGCAGAATACAACACGGTGATACGCAATCTGGACAATTACAAGTCTATCATTAACAGTAATATCCTGAAACCTAAGCATAGATATGCTTTAAAAATATTTCATTTTTCTCCACGCCTTTACACACGCCTGATGTATTGGTATGGTAGGCTCACCGATGCTGAGGTAGTTAAAAGAACCCGGAAACCAAAGCCTGCCAGTGTTTAA
- a CDS encoding serine acetyltransferase, protein MNFFEFIFQDWRVNKGNVKGRIILLLFRIANFCSTRKIYYYIGFIYLLFYRILVEWFFSIEIPWNVKIGKNLSLFHGQALVMTNQVVIGHNCTLRQSTTIGNKQLANGNYSTSPIIGNYVDIGSNVCIIGSITINDNVLIGSGAIVVKDVPPYSTVTGNPGIAKPRKDTTPIV, encoded by the coding sequence ATGAACTTTTTTGAATTTATATTTCAGGACTGGCGCGTTAACAAAGGGAATGTAAAGGGCCGGATTATACTGCTGCTTTTCCGAATAGCTAATTTCTGCTCTACCCGTAAAATTTATTACTATATAGGTTTTATTTACCTCCTGTTTTACCGGATACTGGTGGAGTGGTTTTTCAGTATTGAAATTCCATGGAATGTGAAGATCGGCAAAAATCTAAGTCTTTTCCATGGGCAGGCATTGGTGATGACCAACCAGGTTGTTATCGGGCATAACTGCACGCTCAGGCAATCAACCACGATCGGTAATAAACAATTAGCTAATGGCAACTATAGTACATCGCCCATTATTGGCAATTATGTAGATATAGGCAGTAACGTATGTATTATCGGGAGCATAACAATTAATGATAATGTATTGATAGGTAGCGGGGCAATTGTGGTTAAAGATGTACCCCCTTACAGCACTGTAACCGGTAACCCAGGTATTGCAAAGCCAAGAAAAGATACTACCCCAATTGTATGA
- a CDS encoding glycosyltransferase family 4 protein, whose amino-acid sequence MPTRHHVEIALDEMEGMKELGYPCNKFFYAAKEGVDSKTGRMRVIFQNAFNLIKLARLFKPDVIYFNSRLEALAGIRDFITISLLKTLYRHPVRFVIKSHGSDIEVFESKNPLMSKIVLPFLKKQVSAWFFLSTEEQNTIINAGYLSADKVFVTKNIVRNTQFTPEANFKSLLKIPDDHKILLFVGRIIKQKGVYEVINAFQKIKEMHRTTLIIVGDGPELESIKQLTITLSLSKFVVFTGFIPEQDVIPFYASSDVLVFPTYFPEGFPMALFNAVAAGMCVVTTPTRAAVDYLVEPENCLWVEPENSIQLANKVNNLLQSQTMMDEMTGNNKIKGNLFSKQQVCAELAVTLQR is encoded by the coding sequence ATGCCCACCCGTCACCATGTAGAAATTGCATTGGATGAGATGGAGGGAATGAAGGAATTGGGTTACCCTTGTAATAAGTTTTTTTACGCGGCCAAAGAAGGCGTAGATTCAAAAACAGGCCGCATGCGGGTTATATTTCAAAATGCTTTTAACCTCATCAAATTAGCCCGGCTATTTAAACCGGACGTTATTTACTTCAATTCGAGATTAGAAGCCCTGGCCGGAATACGCGACTTTATCACCATTTCTTTACTTAAAACTTTATACCGCCATCCGGTAAGGTTCGTTATTAAATCGCACGGATCTGATATTGAAGTATTTGAAAGCAAGAACCCGCTGATGAGTAAAATTGTGCTGCCTTTCCTTAAAAAGCAGGTTTCAGCCTGGTTTTTCCTGTCAACAGAAGAACAGAATACTATCATCAATGCGGGTTATTTATCGGCTGACAAGGTATTTGTCACTAAAAACATAGTCCGCAATACACAATTTACACCAGAAGCCAATTTTAAAAGCCTGCTTAAAATACCTGATGATCATAAAATACTGCTTTTCGTGGGTCGGATTATTAAACAGAAAGGTGTTTACGAGGTAATTAATGCGTTTCAAAAAATCAAAGAAATGCATCGTACCACCCTAATTATTGTAGGTGATGGCCCGGAACTGGAGTCTATAAAACAGCTAACAATTACACTGAGCTTAAGCAAGTTTGTGGTATTTACAGGCTTTATTCCCGAACAGGATGTAATACCTTTTTATGCAAGCAGCGACGTTCTGGTGTTTCCAACCTATTTCCCCGAAGGTTTTCCAATGGCTTTATTTAATGCGGTGGCTGCGGGCATGTGTGTAGTAACCACCCCTACACGTGCGGCTGTTGATTACCTTGTTGAACCCGAAAATTGCCTTTGGGTTGAGCCAGAGAATAGCATCCAGCTGGCTAATAAGGTTAACAATCTGCTACAGTCGCAAACGATGATGGATGAAATGACAGGGAATAATAAGATAAAAGGAAATTTATTTAGTAAACAGCAGGTATGCGCCGAATTGGCCGTAACACTTCAAAGATAA
- a CDS encoding acyltransferase, protein MSVINFLKKIRNEFLRKVVYRKYKIGPGFYSGTRVRIWAKKTISIGKNFYIGRDSFIESDAIIGDNVIWGNRVALVGRYDHHYQQPGVPIRLASQIRDKDYNWLGLNSITTIEDDVWVSYGCTILSGVTIHTGSIIAAGSVVTKDVEPYSIYGGVPAKKIKDRFSSKQELEYHLSLLQL, encoded by the coding sequence ATGTCTGTAATTAATTTCCTAAAAAAAATCAGGAACGAATTTCTTAGGAAAGTAGTTTATCGTAAATATAAAATAGGCCCCGGCTTTTACAGCGGCACACGTGTACGGATATGGGCCAAGAAGACGATATCCATTGGTAAAAATTTTTACATAGGCCGTGATTCATTTATTGAAAGCGATGCTATTATCGGCGATAACGTAATATGGGGTAATCGTGTAGCTTTAGTTGGCCGGTACGATCATCATTATCAACAACCCGGCGTGCCCATCCGACTGGCATCACAAATACGCGATAAAGATTATAACTGGCTTGGATTAAACAGTATAACCACTATTGAAGATGATGTGTGGGTGAGTTACGGTTGTACCATTTTAAGTGGTGTAACCATACACACAGGTAGTATTATTGCAGCCGGCTCTGTAGTTACAAAAGATGTGGAGCCTTATTCTATTTATGGCGGTGTGCCTGCAAAAAAAATCAAAGACCGCTTTAGTTCAAAGCAAGAATTGGAGTATCACCTCAGCTTACTTCAACTATAA
- a CDS encoding WecB/TagA/CpsF family glycosyltransferase, producing MSSNNQFDNISGYHLYSEPLSVLPVKPQLLINTINQYSYCIANQDPEFKKSLQESDVLLPDGIGVVMAIRFLTGKKVEKIAGADLHQYLLHSLNESNGKCFYLGASNFTLEKIKARVNVEYPNIKVQTYSPPFKKVFSVEDNKKIFAVINAFRPDVLFVGMTAPKQEVWATKNKLKLNAKLICSIGAVFDFYAGTTKRPNKIWINLGMEWLGRLTSEPVRLWKRYLYFGPVFAGLILKEKLKLLLIRSAVEPIYMIKALRSVA from the coding sequence ATGTCTTCAAATAATCAATTTGATAATATTTCAGGTTATCATTTATACTCAGAACCATTAAGTGTTCTTCCAGTCAAGCCCCAGCTCTTAATTAATACTATTAATCAATACTCTTATTGTATAGCAAACCAAGACCCTGAATTTAAAAAGTCGTTACAAGAATCAGACGTTTTATTGCCCGATGGTATAGGTGTAGTTATGGCTATCCGGTTTTTAACCGGTAAAAAAGTAGAGAAAATTGCAGGTGCAGACCTCCATCAATACTTACTTCATTCTTTGAACGAAAGCAATGGTAAATGTTTTTACCTGGGTGCTTCAAATTTCACTTTAGAAAAAATTAAGGCGAGGGTAAATGTTGAATACCCCAACATTAAAGTCCAAACCTATTCTCCGCCATTTAAAAAAGTTTTTAGCGTTGAAGACAATAAGAAAATATTTGCGGTAATAAATGCATTTCGCCCCGACGTATTATTTGTAGGTATGACAGCGCCAAAACAAGAAGTATGGGCTACAAAAAACAAACTTAAGCTTAATGCAAAATTAATTTGTTCTATAGGTGCTGTATTTGATTTTTATGCCGGTACAACTAAACGCCCAAACAAAATATGGATAAATCTGGGCATGGAATGGTTAGGCCGGTTAACATCAGAACCTGTACGTTTATGGAAACGCTACCTATATTTTGGGCCTGTATTCGCTGGTTTAATTTTAAAAGAAAAATTAAAATTACTACTGATTAGATCAGCCGTTGAGCCTATTTATATGATTAAAGCCTTAAGATCAGTTGCCTGA